Proteins encoded in a region of the Ziziphus jujuba cultivar Dongzao chromosome 3, ASM3175591v1 genome:
- the LOC107435301 gene encoding protein SINE1, which yields MGRSLSPILQRELANLDKDADSRKSAMKALKSYVKDLDSKAIPLFLAQVSQTKETGSLSGECTISLYEVLARVHGVKIVPLINSIMTTIIKTLASSAGSFPLQQACSKVVPAIARYGIDPTTPEDKKRHIIHSLCNPLSDSLLGSQESLTSGAALCLKALVDSDNWRFASDDMVNKVCQNVAGALEEKSTQTNAHLGLVMALAKRNAIIVEPYARLLIQAGLQILNAGVVEGNSQKRLSAIQMVNFLMRCLDPWSIYSEIQLIIEEMEKCHSDQMAYVRGAAFEALQTAKRIAADKGSKFEKCPGSVTGSNFSRREQSRRRYLSSAGDRSPASVSPESQTLDSFIDYDESWIESPISTRQVSQNSDFDRRSVNRKLWSYENGGVDVSLKDGLFSEVARANGISNMYLDHSGNNEFAKSEGEYTEEFAGFLQKNPKNGKSRSTTTSPLRSRTPINVDSIIFRTPRKLVHSLQDPNSVNSDFSEKQGRRFRSLSLSEFEWSPGSRYDQNDISHQVKCDCRENGSSYADGNCEQFQGGTESVSSTDDLPHNSNEQVSQKVVPEERVEARRFGFQKTRQKMALNLACVLCFLLFLALASLLWISDPNEGHYLVPT from the exons ATTCCAAGGCCATCCCTCTCTTCCTTGCTCAAGTTTCTCAAACCAAAGAAACTGGTTCTTTATCTGGTGAATGCACAATCTCTCTGTATGAAGTACTTGCCCGTGTCCATGGTGTTAAAATTGTTCCTCTAATAAACAGCATAATGACCACCATAATCAAGACATTGGCTTCAAGCGCCGGTTCCTTCCCTCTCCAACAAGCATGCTCCAAGGTGGTTCCAGCTATTGCTAGATATGGGATTGATCCAACCACACCTGAAGACAAAAAAAGGCATATAATTCATTCACTCTGTAATCCACTTTCGGATTCACTTTTGGGTTCTCAAGAGAGCCTCACTTCAGGAGCTGCTCTATGTCTAAAGGCTCTTGTGGATTCTGACAACTGGAGGTTTGCGTCGGATGACATGGTTAATAAGGTATGTCAGAATGTTGCTGGGGCTTTGGAGGAGAAGTCCACCCAGACCAATGCACACCTTGGCCTGGTTATGGCTCTAGCAAAACGCAATGCTATTATTGTTGAACCATATGCTAGGTTGTTAATACAAGCTGGATTACAGATATTAAATGCTGGGGTAGTGGAGGGGAATTCGCAAAAGCGATTGTCGGCCATTCAAATGGTTAATTTTTTGATGAGGTGTTTAGATCCCTGGAGCATATACTCCGAGATTCAGTTGATAATTGAGGAGATGGAGAAGTGTCATTCTGATCAGATGGCTTATGTCAGAGGAGCTGCTTTTGAAGCTTTGCAAACTGCAAAGAGAATAGCTGCAGATAAAGGGTCAAAGTTTGAGAAGTGTCCTGGCTCAGTCACTGGGTCAAATTTTAGTAGGAGAGAACAAAGCAGAAGGAGGTATTTATCAAGTGCTGGTGATCGATCCCCTGCATCTGTTTCACCTGAATCACAGACCCTTGATTCCTTTATTGACTATGATGAGTCATGGATTGAGTCCCCAATTTCAACAAGACAGGTTTCTCAAAACTCAGATTTTGACCGTAGGAGTGTGAACCGAAAACTATGGAGTTATGAGAATGGAGGAGTTGATGTGTCTCTCAAGGATGGTTTGTTCTCAGAGGTTGCTCGGGCAAATGGCATCTCTAACATGTATTTGGATCACTCGGGGAATAATGAGTTTGCTAAAAGTGAAGGAGAATATACAGAAGAGTTTGCGGGGTTCTTGCagaaaaatcctaaaaatggaAAGTCAAGAAGCACCACGACCAGTCCCCTA AGATCACGGACTCCAATTAATGTTGACAGCATTATCTTCAGAACTCCGAGAAAGCTTGTTCACTCTCTTCAGGATCCAAACAGTGTGAATTCAGATTTTTCCGAAAAACAAGGTCGAAGGTTCAGAAGCCTATCCCTGAGCGAATTTGAGTGGAGCCCGGGTTCCAGATATGACCAAAATGATATTTCACATCAAGTAAAGTGCGATTGCAGAGAGAATGGAAGCTCATACGCAGATGGTAATTGTGAGCAGTTCCAAGGTGGTACTGAATCGGTGTCCTCCACAGATGATCTTCCTCATAACTCTAATGAACAAGTGTCACAGAAAGTGGTTCCTGAAGAGAGAGTTGAAGCTAGAAGGTTTGGCTTCCAAAAGACCCGTCAAAAGATGGCCTTAAACTTGGCTTGTGTCCTATGCTTTTTATTGTTTCTGGCACTTGCTTCACTACTTTGGATAAGCGATCCAAACGAGGGTCACTATCTTGTGCCAACTTAA
- the LOC107435303 gene encoding protein NDH-DEPENDENT CYCLIC ELECTRON FLOW 5 isoform X1 translates to MASCSPVFSPTLLPFSSTIKPSKCPYFHYKTKELLVPSISVASISYPLPPQPLNVDYLENEFSGHGVTFEGIGESCVAKMGLENGSSAILMLPSGLITSYKAAMWHGGTDELLHSSVSEDASGAAAIEGGVSLAFNLASFDGDGDQVSCTPTNWAVQDIRGDSKDSIQVELICPDAEDMVELKYIVTLEEDVLSSELVISNSKASPLQLTGSILSHLTVSSPDATFAIGLEGSDFIGRRPFLSNFSIIPPDFGQKKIFGFSQLWNQISLWGPRNENNVDETKSIESETEEEIVGEENDGYKHLREQMSQIYTSAPRNFTVIDRGRRNSIIVGREGFDELYMFSPGSSHECYGKYAYICVGQSAMLKPIIIGPEEVWRGGQNLHNPNT, encoded by the exons ATGGCTAGCTGCAGTCCAGTTTTCTCACCCACTTTGCTCCCATTTTCTTCCACAATAAAACCTTCCAAGTGCCCTTACTTTCACTATAAAACCAAAGAACTATTGGTTCCATCAATCTCAGTGGCTTCAATCTCATACCCACTACCACCGCAGCCCCTAAATGTGGACTACTTGGAGAATGAGTTCAGTGGCCATGGAGTCACTTTTGAAGGTATTGGAGAAAGCTGCGTTGCCAAGATGGGTTTGGAAAATGGAAGCTCTGCCATCTTGATGCTGCCAAGTGGCTTGATCACATCCTATAAGGCTGCCATGTGGCATGGAGGCACTGATGAGTTGCTGCACTCTTCCGTCTCAGAGGACGCTAGTGGTGCTGCTGCTATTGAAGGAGGGGTGTCCTTAGCCTTTAACTTAGCAAGTTTTGATGGTGATGGTGATCAAGTTTCATGTACTCCAACTAACTGGGCTGTTCAGGACATTAGAGGGGATTCCAAGGACTCAATTCAG GTAGAATTGATTTGCCCTGATGCAGAGGACATGGTTGAACTCAAATACATTGTGACTCTCGAAGAAGATGTCTTAAGCTCGGAACTTGTCATCTCAAACTCTAAAGCTTCACCGCTCCAACTGACAGGATCTATTTTAAGCCATTTGACAGTAAGCTCACCAGACGCTACTTTTGCAATCGGATTAGAAGGATCAGATTTTATTGGCCGGAGGccatttttgtcaaattttagtATAATTCCTCCAGACTTTGGACAGAAAAAGATATTTGGTTTCAGCCAACTATGGAACCAAATATCACTTTGGGGTccaagaaatgaaaataatgttGATGAAACCAAAAGCATTGAAAGCGAAACTGAAGAAGAAATAGTGGGTGAAGAAAATGACGGCTACAAGCATTTGAGAGAGCAAATGAGTCAAATATACACCAGCGCACCTCGGAACTTCACAGTCATTGATAGG GGTAGAAGAAACTCAATAATAGTAGGAAGAGAAGGGTTCGATGAACTATACATGTTCAGTCCTGGCTCAAGTCATGAATGCTATGGCAAATATGCTTATATATGTGTAGGCCAATCAGCCATGCTCAAACCAATAATCATAGGCCCTGAAGAAGTATGGAGGGGAGGACAGAACTTGCACAATCCAAATACCTAA
- the LOC107435303 gene encoding protein NDH-DEPENDENT CYCLIC ELECTRON FLOW 5 isoform X2, translated as MASCSPVFSPTLLPFSSTIKPSKCPYFHYKTKELLVPSISVASISYPLPPQPLNVDYLENEFSGHGVTFEGIGESCVAKMGLENGSSAILMLPSGLITSYKAAMWHGGTDELLHSSVSEDASGAAAIEGGVSLAFNLASFDGDGDQVSCTPTNWAVQDIRGDSKDSIQVELICPDAEDMVELKYIVTLEEDVLSSELVISNSKASPLQLTGSILSHLTVSSPDATFAIGLEGSDFIGRRPFLSNFSIIPPDFGQKKIFGFSQLWNQISLWGPRNENNVDETKSIESETEEEIVGEENDGYKHLREQMSQIYTSAPRNFTVIDRVPFLA; from the exons ATGGCTAGCTGCAGTCCAGTTTTCTCACCCACTTTGCTCCCATTTTCTTCCACAATAAAACCTTCCAAGTGCCCTTACTTTCACTATAAAACCAAAGAACTATTGGTTCCATCAATCTCAGTGGCTTCAATCTCATACCCACTACCACCGCAGCCCCTAAATGTGGACTACTTGGAGAATGAGTTCAGTGGCCATGGAGTCACTTTTGAAGGTATTGGAGAAAGCTGCGTTGCCAAGATGGGTTTGGAAAATGGAAGCTCTGCCATCTTGATGCTGCCAAGTGGCTTGATCACATCCTATAAGGCTGCCATGTGGCATGGAGGCACTGATGAGTTGCTGCACTCTTCCGTCTCAGAGGACGCTAGTGGTGCTGCTGCTATTGAAGGAGGGGTGTCCTTAGCCTTTAACTTAGCAAGTTTTGATGGTGATGGTGATCAAGTTTCATGTACTCCAACTAACTGGGCTGTTCAGGACATTAGAGGGGATTCCAAGGACTCAATTCAG GTAGAATTGATTTGCCCTGATGCAGAGGACATGGTTGAACTCAAATACATTGTGACTCTCGAAGAAGATGTCTTAAGCTCGGAACTTGTCATCTCAAACTCTAAAGCTTCACCGCTCCAACTGACAGGATCTATTTTAAGCCATTTGACAGTAAGCTCACCAGACGCTACTTTTGCAATCGGATTAGAAGGATCAGATTTTATTGGCCGGAGGccatttttgtcaaattttagtATAATTCCTCCAGACTTTGGACAGAAAAAGATATTTGGTTTCAGCCAACTATGGAACCAAATATCACTTTGGGGTccaagaaatgaaaataatgttGATGAAACCAAAAGCATTGAAAGCGAAACTGAAGAAGAAATAGTGGGTGAAGAAAATGACGGCTACAAGCATTTGAGAGAGCAAATGAGTCAAATATACACCAGCGCACCTCGGAACTTCACAGTCATTGATAGGGTACCCTTTCTTGCATAA
- the LOC107435302 gene encoding BTB/POZ and MATH domain-containing protein 4-like, whose translation MVKKSGGGGVWPARSSSQSVTETVNGSHNFVIKGYSLAKGMGVGKHIASENFTVGGYQWAIYFYPDGKNPEDNSAYVSVFIALASDGTDVRALFELTLLDQGDHPRHKVHSHFDRSLETGPYTLKYRGSMWGYKRFFKRTMLESSSFLKDDCLKIHCTVGVVVSAIDSSRLQSVHVPQSDIGTHLGTLLDNEEGSDVTFNVSGVKFHAHKLVLAARSPVFEKEFDGMEEDNREIVITDMESDVFKALLHFIYRDTLTEEEYLESSSSLSERLAAKLLAAADKYNLPRLRLMCESVLCKDISVSSVANILALADRYHAMDLKSVCLKFAAENLVAVMESDGFEYLKENCPLLQSELLKTVAGCEEELSEGGKTRSVWAQFSDGGDTNDRSVRQQAWEDGGERSRSLWVQLSDGGDASGRSPMQEG comes from the exons ATGGTGAAGAAGAGTGGTGGGGGTGGAGTATGGCCGGCAAGGTCAAGCTCGCAGTCAGTAACGGAGACGGTGAACGGGTCGCACAACTTCGTAATAAAGGGGTACTCACTGGCGAAAGggatgggagtgggaaagcacATAGCCAGTGAGAATTTCACGGTGGGAGGGTATCAGTGGGCCATCTACTTCTATCCCGATGGCAAGAACCCCGAGGACAACTCCGCTTACGTCTCCGTTTTCATTGCCCTTGCCAGCGACGGCACCGATGTCCGCGCTCTTTTCGAGCTCACTCTCCTCGATCAGGGTGACCATCCCAGGCACAAGGTCCATAGCCATTTCGATCGTTCCCTCGAGACCGGCCCTTACACCCTCAAGTATAGGGGTAGTATGTG gggcTACAAACGTTTTTTCAAACGGACTATGCTTGAATCATCAAGTTTCCTTAAGGATGACTGCCTGAAAATTCATTGCACAGTTGGGGTTGTGGTTTCTGCTATAGATAGTTCAAGATTACAGTCTGTACATGTCCCTCAATCTGATATTGGAACACATCTTGGTACGTTATTGGACAATGAGGAAGGTTCAGATGTTACTTTCAATGTATCTGGGGTGAAGTTTCATGCACACAAGCTGGTATTGGCGGCTCGCTCTCCTGTATTTGAGAAAGAATTTGATGGAATGGAAGAAGATAATCGTGAAATAGTTATTACAGATATGGAATCAGATGTTTTTAAG GCTTTGTTGCACTTCATATATAGAGATACTCTTACTGAAGAGGAGTATTTAGAATCAAGTTCATCTTTATCCGAGAGGTTAGCTGCAAAGCTATTAGCTGCAGCAGACAAATACAATTTGCCTAGGCTTCGACTTATGTGTGAATCGGTTCTTTGCAAGGATATATCTGTGAGTTCTGTTGCCAATATCCTGGCATTGGCTGACCGTTACCATGCTATGGATCTGAAATCCGTTTGCCTAAAATTTGCTGCTGAAAACCTAGTTG CTGTGATGGAATCTGATGGATTTGAGTATCTCAAAGAAAACTGTCCATTGCTGCAGTCAGAGCTCCTGAAGACAGTTGCTGGATGTGAAGAGGAACTCAGTGAAGGGGGAAAGACTCGAAGTGTTTGGGCTCAGTTTTCCGATGGTGGTGATACAAATGATAGGAGTGTTAGGCAACAAGCTTGGGAAGATGGCGGGGAGAGAAGTCGAAGTTTGTGGGTACAGCTTTCTGACGGTGGTGATGCAAGTGGTAGGAGTCCTATGCAAGAAGGTTGA